A single window of Streptomyces aquilus DNA harbors:
- a CDS encoding TetR/AcrR family transcriptional regulator, translating to MHVQDSHWSSASAIAPGGGAMSAAAGNGRGDASRSTPLRVDAQRNLEHVLRAAREVFGELGYGAPMEDVARRARVGVGTVYRRFPSKDVLVRRIAEEETSRLTDQARAALGQEDEPWSALSRFLRTSVASGAGRLLPPQVLRVGVPEEHAGQADGAVFDEARVPQQRSQPGSGELRLVSEESLPADDTGAAALLDVVGQLVERARAAGELRADVSVSDVLLVIATAAPSLPDAAQQAAASARLLDILLEGLRSRPS from the coding sequence ATGCATGTTCAGGACTCTCATTGGTCTTCCGCGTCCGCCATCGCACCTGGTGGCGGAGCGATGAGCGCGGCGGCGGGCAACGGACGCGGGGACGCGTCGCGCTCGACACCGCTGCGCGTGGACGCACAGCGCAATCTGGAGCACGTACTGCGTGCCGCGCGCGAGGTCTTCGGCGAGCTGGGGTACGGCGCGCCGATGGAGGACGTGGCGCGCCGCGCGCGGGTCGGTGTGGGCACCGTGTACCGGCGCTTCCCGAGCAAGGACGTCCTGGTGCGCCGGATAGCCGAGGAGGAGACCTCCCGGCTGACCGACCAGGCGCGTGCGGCGCTCGGGCAGGAGGACGAGCCGTGGTCGGCGCTGTCGCGCTTCCTGCGGACGTCGGTGGCCTCGGGTGCCGGGCGGCTGCTGCCGCCGCAGGTGCTGCGGGTCGGCGTCCCCGAGGAGCACGCCGGGCAGGCCGACGGGGCCGTCTTCGACGAGGCGCGGGTGCCGCAGCAGCGGTCCCAGCCCGGCTCCGGTGAGTTGCGGCTGGTGTCGGAGGAGTCGCTGCCGGCCGACGACACGGGGGCGGCGGCGCTGCTCGACGTGGTGGGCCAGCTCGTGGAGCGGGCGCGGGCGGCGGGTGAGCTGCGGGCGGACGTGTCGGTGTCGGACGTGCTGCTGGTGATCGCGACGGCGGCGCCCTCGCTGCCGGACGCGGCGCAGCAGGCGGCGGCGTCGGCGCGACTGCTGGACATCCTGCTGGAGGGTCTGCGGTCACGGCCGTCGTGA
- a CDS encoding sigma-70 family RNA polymerase sigma factor yields MSVDGRDESHGDGEPDGLASPQVPSQGGRAGRPHGGGDPVEGSVPTQRDRRDDSVLPPPRDLPPSDADLIGRMRSGDDTAYEELYRRHADAVRRYARTCCRDAHTADDLTAEVFARMLQAVRGGSGPEHAVRAYLLTTVRRVAANWTKSAKREQLVDDFALFAAQSARVSEVSDDDTLDLGADVRAMHEAEQSMAMQAFRSLPERWQAVLWHTEVEDESPSDVATLFGLDANGTRVLASRAREGLKQAYLQAHVSATLADDEECARYADQLGTYARGRLRTRAERGLRKHLEECAKCRLAAAQISEVASSIPAVVPVAVIGWFGAAGYAKVAALIAGGTGVGAAGVAGAAAASGGSSGGAGAAGGAAASEGLGAPVKVGIAASVLVAAGVAAALALSGNDKPVDNKPEARPPASTPVAEPAEETPKPPKKQPAPAPAVIAPTPTPTPTPTPKPTPKPTPTPTPTPKPKPKPTPTPTPTPTPTPTPAPAVYQWSELAYNVNGDGTKPEMRIAESSWVWQRYGVSIADKSYTHGVTVHGRSSVTIDLNRSCTSYDAYAGVDDMTLGLGKMYFSVYADGVQLWKSGMVQGGDAAIPVHVDLTGRKTVRLVVEPHSKYDDLLLADWAESKFRCS; encoded by the coding sequence ATGAGCGTTGACGGGCGGGACGAGTCACACGGTGACGGTGAGCCGGACGGCCTCGCGTCGCCCCAGGTGCCGAGCCAGGGCGGACGGGCGGGCCGCCCGCACGGCGGCGGCGACCCGGTCGAGGGCAGCGTCCCGACGCAGCGCGACCGGCGTGACGACAGCGTCCTGCCGCCGCCCCGGGACCTGCCGCCCTCCGACGCCGACCTGATCGGCCGGATGCGCTCGGGCGACGACACGGCCTACGAGGAGCTGTACCGGCGCCACGCGGACGCGGTGCGCCGGTACGCCCGCACCTGCTGCCGGGACGCCCACACCGCCGACGACCTCACCGCCGAGGTCTTCGCCCGCATGCTCCAGGCGGTGCGCGGCGGCTCGGGGCCCGAGCACGCCGTACGCGCGTATCTCCTGACCACCGTCCGTCGGGTCGCCGCGAACTGGACGAAGTCCGCGAAGCGGGAGCAACTGGTCGACGACTTCGCGCTGTTCGCCGCACAGTCCGCGCGCGTCAGCGAGGTCTCCGACGACGACACCCTGGACCTCGGTGCCGACGTCCGCGCGATGCACGAGGCCGAGCAGTCCATGGCCATGCAGGCCTTCCGGTCGCTGCCCGAGCGCTGGCAGGCCGTGCTGTGGCACACCGAGGTCGAGGACGAGTCGCCGAGCGATGTCGCCACGCTCTTCGGACTCGACGCCAACGGCACGCGCGTGCTGGCCTCCCGCGCCCGCGAGGGCCTCAAGCAGGCCTACCTCCAGGCCCACGTGAGCGCGACCCTCGCCGACGACGAGGAGTGCGCCCGCTACGCCGACCAGCTCGGCACGTACGCCCGCGGCCGACTGCGCACCCGCGCCGAACGCGGCCTGCGCAAGCACCTGGAGGAGTGCGCCAAGTGCCGCCTCGCGGCCGCCCAGATCTCCGAGGTCGCGAGCAGCATCCCCGCCGTCGTACCGGTCGCCGTCATCGGCTGGTTCGGTGCCGCCGGGTACGCCAAGGTCGCCGCGCTCATCGCCGGTGGCACCGGGGTGGGCGCGGCCGGTGTCGCGGGCGCCGCGGCGGCGAGCGGCGGCTCGTCGGGCGGGGCGGGCGCGGCCGGCGGCGCGGCGGCCTCCGAGGGGCTGGGCGCGCCGGTCAAGGTCGGGATCGCGGCCAGTGTGCTGGTCGCGGCGGGCGTGGCCGCGGCACTGGCCCTGTCCGGCAACGACAAGCCGGTCGACAACAAGCCCGAGGCCAGACCGCCCGCCTCCACGCCGGTGGCCGAGCCCGCGGAGGAGACGCCCAAGCCGCCCAAGAAGCAGCCGGCGCCCGCGCCCGCGGTCATCGCCCCGACGCCGACGCCGACACCGACCCCGACGCCCAAGCCCACCCCGAAGCCCACACCGACGCCGACCCCCACACCGAAGCCGAAGCCCAAGCCGACCCCGACCCCGACCCCCACTCCGACGCCCACGCCCACCCCCGCCCCGGCCGTCTACCAGTGGAGCGAGCTGGCGTACAACGTCAACGGCGACGGCACCAAGCCCGAGATGCGGATCGCCGAGAGCAGCTGGGTGTGGCAGCGGTACGGCGTCTCGATCGCGGACAAGAGCTACACGCACGGCGTGACCGTGCACGGCCGGTCCTCCGTCACCATCGACCTCAACCGCTCCTGCACCTCCTACGACGCCTATGCCGGCGTCGACGACATGACCCTCGGGCTCGGCAAGATGTACTTCTCCGTCTACGCCGACGGCGTCCAGCTGTGGAAGTCCGGCATGGTCCAGGGCGGGGACGCGGCGATCCCGGTCCATGTCGACCTCACCGGGCGCAAGACCGTGCGGCTGGTCGTCGAGCCGCACAGCAAGTACGACGACCTGCTGCTGGCGGACTGGGCCGAGTCGAAGTTCCGCTGCTCGTAG
- a CDS encoding NAD(P)/FAD-dependent oxidoreductase has product MVKERARILVVGGGYVGMYTALRLQRKLKQELRRGDVEITVVTPDPYMTYQPFLPEAAAGSISPRHVVVPLRRVLDHCTVIIGEATAIDHAKRTATLTTLATEEEGTGGRQLTYDELVLAPGSVSRTLPIPGLADHAIGFKTVEEAIGLRNHVIEQMDIASSTRDPAIRDAALTFVFVGGGYAGVEALGELEDMARYTARYYHNVQPEDMKWILVEASERILPEVGAELGRYTVTELRRRNIDVRLNTRLESCADRIAVLSDGARFPTRTVVWTAGVKPHPVLAASDLPLTDRGRLKCTAQLTIEGVTHAWAAGDAAAVPDVTAEEPGKETAPNAQHAVRQAKVLGDNIAHALKGEPLETYSHKYVGSVASLGLHKGVAHVYGRKLKGYPAWFMHRVYHLSRVPTFNRKARVLAEWTLSGLFKREIVSLGSLEHPRAEFELAAGGKPPQDPTNDPKGSS; this is encoded by the coding sequence GTGGTGAAGGAACGCGCGCGCATTCTCGTTGTCGGCGGCGGCTACGTCGGGATGTACACGGCCCTGCGTCTCCAGCGGAAGCTGAAACAGGAACTCAGGCGCGGAGACGTCGAGATCACGGTGGTCACTCCCGACCCCTACATGACCTACCAGCCGTTCCTTCCCGAGGCGGCCGCCGGCTCCATCTCCCCACGCCATGTCGTCGTCCCGCTGCGCCGCGTCCTCGATCACTGCACCGTGATCATCGGCGAGGCCACCGCCATCGACCACGCCAAACGTACCGCCACCCTCACCACCCTCGCCACCGAGGAGGAGGGCACGGGCGGCCGGCAGCTGACGTACGACGAACTCGTGCTCGCCCCCGGCTCCGTCTCGCGCACCCTGCCCATCCCCGGTCTCGCCGACCACGCCATCGGCTTCAAGACCGTCGAGGAGGCCATCGGGCTGCGCAACCACGTCATCGAGCAGATGGACATCGCCTCCTCCACCCGCGACCCCGCGATCCGCGACGCCGCCCTCACCTTCGTCTTCGTCGGCGGCGGCTACGCGGGCGTGGAGGCCCTCGGCGAACTGGAGGACATGGCCCGCTACACCGCGCGGTACTACCACAACGTCCAGCCCGAGGACATGAAGTGGATCCTCGTGGAGGCCTCCGAGCGCATCCTCCCCGAGGTCGGCGCGGAGCTGGGCCGCTACACCGTCACCGAACTGCGCCGCCGCAACATCGACGTACGCCTGAACACCCGCCTCGAATCCTGCGCCGACCGGATCGCCGTCCTCAGCGACGGCGCCCGCTTCCCGACCCGTACGGTCGTCTGGACGGCCGGCGTCAAACCGCACCCGGTCCTCGCCGCCAGCGACCTTCCGCTCACGGACCGAGGCCGGCTGAAATGCACCGCCCAGCTCACGATCGAGGGCGTCACGCACGCGTGGGCGGCCGGAGACGCCGCCGCCGTCCCCGACGTCACGGCCGAGGAACCCGGCAAGGAGACCGCCCCCAACGCCCAGCACGCGGTGCGCCAGGCCAAGGTCCTCGGCGACAACATCGCCCACGCCCTCAAGGGCGAGCCCTTGGAGACGTACTCCCACAAGTACGTCGGATCAGTGGCCTCCCTCGGCCTCCACAAAGGCGTCGCACACGTCTACGGACGCAAGCTGAAGGGCTACCCTGCCTGGTTCATGCACCGCGTCTACCACCTCAGCAGGGTCCCCACCTTCAACCGCAAGGCTCGTGTCCTGGCCGAATGGACCCTGTCCGGGCTCTTCAAGAGGGAGATCGTCTCGCTGGGTTCGCTCGAACATCCCCGAGCGGAGTTCGAACTCGCGGCCGGTGGAAAGCCTCCTCAGGACCCCACGAACGACCCGAAGGGGTCGTCCTGA
- a CDS encoding BTAD domain-containing putative transcriptional regulator, whose protein sequence is MRYRILGVTQAEDDHGTVVPLGGPRVRALLTALALRPGHTLTPDTLIDDIWAADPPQDANAALQALVGRLRRAIGKTTVVSTPGGYRLAAARTDVDLFVFERLVQQGIQALHTGDPGAAARALDEALALWHGPALADLPDRTAATRPETLRLEATRTRAEASLRLGRAQDVVPELTELTTARPYDEKLHALLVRALRDTGRPADALAAYETARRALSEGLGTDPGPELRALHAELLAPAPPSPPSAGPKPPTATAERLTRTGNLRPRLNSFVGREPELDAIRSELHRARLVTLTGPGGSGKTRLAEEAAAGLSQAWLVELAPLDRPEAVPGAVVSALGLRQTVLMATELSTPQEDPLALLVEYCAPRSQLLILDNCEHVIEATAHLAETLLTHCPGLTILATSREPLGVPGESVRPVEPLLPDQAHRLFTERATAVRPDTADLVLRDSDAVAEICRRLDGLPLAIELAAARLRLLTPRQIADRLDDRFRLLTSGSRTVLPRQQTLRAVVDWSWDLLDERERTVLREVSVFAGGWDLAAAEAVCTGPAAELIGALVDKSLIVAAPGEDTTVCGAMRYRMLETIHEYAVERAAEAPDQRAGAERRHRAWAGALVAEAEPVLRSVGQLPWISRLETELDNIRAALHRAVEDGDEAAAGALALNMGWFWWLRNYRREGADWVDRILRLGAALDAGPLPTDPRARCSLMETVDPREALLSAPDGEAGHPLQALRMELRMLHILLVSEIEARNRVPDERMGAYISRVRAYFEKGGPQASRMPGLVWPLTSFFMGDRTDARDILDTAVTNCREHGGDWELGVSLMFRTHMVVDSPGGMQGVDDDLAELRVLSHRVGDRWLLAQVYSAAGETAMARGRLEEAKGEYEEALQLAYEVGAYTETPFLIARLAEIAYRAGDRSAAITALDEASEASDRYGVGDSRAFVLLLRAHVALDDKDTATAREMLEEARVETARGTPPPQFIVMLKAVEAMVTVAESGPGHGLPKLVATVREAVDKQCADLIVATLVDAAATLLADLGDLPRATRLLAAAGHWRGDDARSMPEAARAERAESTARTELGPARYDEEHARGVTLTSADVLDELDEALRAGVTGL, encoded by the coding sequence GTGCGGTACAGAATTCTGGGTGTCACCCAGGCAGAGGACGACCACGGCACCGTCGTACCCCTGGGCGGCCCCCGAGTCCGAGCCCTGCTCACCGCCCTCGCCCTCCGTCCGGGCCACACCCTCACGCCCGACACCCTCATCGACGACATCTGGGCCGCCGACCCGCCCCAGGACGCCAACGCGGCGCTCCAGGCGCTCGTGGGCCGGCTGCGCCGCGCCATCGGGAAGACGACGGTCGTCTCGACCCCCGGCGGCTACCGCCTCGCCGCGGCCAGGACGGACGTCGACCTCTTCGTCTTCGAACGCCTCGTGCAGCAGGGCATCCAAGCCCTCCACACCGGCGACCCCGGCGCCGCCGCCCGGGCCCTGGACGAGGCCCTCGCCCTGTGGCACGGCCCGGCCCTCGCCGACCTCCCCGACCGCACCGCCGCGACCCGCCCCGAGACGCTCCGCCTGGAGGCGACCAGGACCCGCGCGGAGGCGTCCCTGCGGCTCGGCCGCGCCCAGGACGTCGTACCGGAACTGACAGAGCTGACCACGGCCCGTCCGTACGACGAGAAGCTGCACGCCCTCCTCGTCCGCGCCCTGCGCGACACCGGCCGCCCGGCCGACGCCCTGGCCGCGTACGAGACGGCCCGCCGCGCCCTGTCCGAGGGCCTGGGCACCGACCCGGGCCCGGAACTCCGCGCCCTGCACGCCGAACTCCTGGCCCCGGCGCCGCCCTCACCACCGTCCGCCGGGCCCAAGCCCCCCACGGCCACGGCCGAACGCCTCACCCGAACCGGCAACCTCCGTCCCCGCCTGAACTCCTTCGTGGGCCGGGAACCCGAACTCGACGCCATCCGTTCCGAATTGCACAGGGCCCGGCTCGTCACCCTCACCGGACCGGGAGGCTCTGGAAAGACCCGCCTCGCCGAGGAAGCCGCCGCCGGGCTGTCCCAGGCGTGGCTGGTCGAACTGGCACCGCTGGACCGCCCGGAGGCGGTGCCCGGCGCGGTGGTCAGCGCCCTCGGTCTGCGGCAGACCGTGCTGATGGCCACCGAGCTGTCCACCCCGCAGGAGGACCCGCTCGCCCTGCTCGTCGAGTACTGCGCCCCGCGCAGCCAACTCCTGATCCTTGACAACTGCGAACACGTGATCGAGGCGACGGCCCACCTCGCCGAAACCCTCCTCACCCACTGCCCGGGGCTCACGATCCTCGCGACCAGCCGTGAACCCCTGGGCGTCCCCGGCGAGTCCGTGCGCCCGGTCGAGCCCCTCCTCCCCGACCAGGCCCACCGGCTCTTCACGGAGCGCGCGACGGCCGTCCGCCCGGACACGGCGGACCTCGTCCTCCGCGACTCCGACGCCGTGGCGGAGATCTGCCGCCGCCTCGACGGACTGCCGCTCGCCATCGAGCTGGCGGCGGCCCGCCTGCGGCTGCTCACGCCCCGGCAGATCGCCGACCGCCTCGACGACCGCTTCCGCCTCCTCACCTCCGGAAGTCGCACGGTCCTGCCCCGCCAGCAGACCCTGCGCGCGGTCGTCGACTGGTCCTGGGACCTGCTCGACGAGCGGGAGCGGACGGTGCTGCGCGAGGTGTCGGTGTTCGCGGGCGGCTGGGACCTCGCCGCCGCGGAGGCCGTGTGCACCGGCCCCGCCGCCGAGCTGATCGGGGCGCTCGTCGACAAGTCCCTGATCGTGGCGGCCCCGGGCGAGGACACGACCGTCTGCGGCGCCATGCGCTACCGCATGCTGGAGACGATCCACGAGTACGCCGTGGAGCGCGCAGCCGAGGCCCCGGACCAGCGCGCCGGCGCCGAGCGGCGGCACCGCGCGTGGGCGGGCGCCCTGGTCGCGGAGGCCGAGCCGGTGCTGCGCTCGGTCGGCCAGCTTCCGTGGATCTCCCGCCTGGAGACCGAGCTGGACAACATCCGCGCCGCCCTGCACCGAGCCGTCGAGGACGGGGACGAGGCGGCGGCGGGCGCCCTCGCCCTGAACATGGGCTGGTTCTGGTGGCTGCGCAACTACCGACGCGAGGGCGCGGACTGGGTCGACCGGATCCTCCGGCTGGGCGCCGCGCTGGACGCGGGCCCGCTCCCCACGGACCCCCGGGCCCGCTGCTCCCTCATGGAGACCGTGGACCCGAGGGAAGCCCTGCTCTCCGCGCCGGACGGCGAGGCCGGGCACCCGCTGCAAGCGCTCCGTATGGAGCTGCGGATGCTGCACATCCTCCTCGTCTCGGAGATCGAGGCGCGCAACCGGGTGCCGGACGAGCGGATGGGCGCGTACATCTCGCGGGTGCGTGCGTACTTCGAGAAGGGCGGCCCGCAGGCGTCCCGGATGCCCGGTCTGGTCTGGCCGCTGACCTCGTTCTTCATGGGCGACCGGACGGACGCCCGGGACATTCTGGACACCGCGGTCACCAACTGCCGCGAGCACGGCGGCGACTGGGAGCTGGGCGTCTCCCTGATGTTCCGCACGCACATGGTGGTCGACTCGCCGGGCGGCATGCAGGGTGTGGACGACGACCTCGCGGAGCTGCGGGTCCTCAGCCACCGCGTCGGCGACCGCTGGCTGCTGGCCCAGGTGTACAGCGCGGCGGGGGAGACGGCCATGGCCCGCGGCCGGCTCGAGGAGGCGAAGGGGGAGTACGAGGAGGCGCTGCAACTCGCCTACGAGGTGGGGGCGTACACGGAGACGCCGTTCCTCATCGCCCGCCTCGCCGAGATCGCCTACCGCGCGGGCGACCGCTCGGCCGCGATCACGGCCCTGGACGAGGCGAGCGAGGCCTCCGACCGGTACGGCGTCGGGGACAGCAGGGCGTTCGTCCTGCTGCTGCGGGCGCATGTCGCGCTGGACGACAAGGACACCGCCACCGCGCGCGAGATGCTGGAGGAGGCCCGCGTGGAGACCGCGCGGGGCACCCCGCCCCCGCAGTTCATCGTGATGCTGAAGGCGGTCGAGGCCATGGTGACGGTCGCCGAGTCGGGTCCGGGGCACGGACTGCCGAAGCTGGTCGCCACGGTTCGGGAGGCCGTGGACAAGCAGTGCGCCGACCTGATCGTGGCGACGCTCGTGGACGCCGCGGCGACCCTGCTCGCCGACCTCGGCGACCTTCCCCGCGCCACCAGGCTGCTGGCCGCCGCCGGGCACTGGCGGGGCGACGACGCGCGCTCCATGCCGGAGGCGGCCCGCGCCGAGCGCGCGGAGTCGACGGCCCGCACCGAGCTGGGACCGGCGCGGTACGACGAGGAGCACGCGCGGGGCGTCACCCTCACCTCGGCCGACGTCCTCGACGAACTCGACGAGGCACTGCGCGCGGGCGTCACCGGCCTCTGA
- a CDS encoding ATP-binding SpoIIE family protein phosphatase, translated as MNFTRWSARLPGTQRRAAARTDHELTPDRLGEGAVPAARAEQLTDDAPPVPAVDELPVREVLDRVPALVALVHGPDHRLAYVNDAYVTAFGPRSPGAPASEALPEFHETGLLPLLDQVLRSGKPRTIKSRKAPDGRCYTFTCTPVSEGDGGVLVFATDVTDHAEAAERLRASERRQRETAVTLQRSLLPQVLEEPDDLRIAATYQPGGTEAAVGGDWYDVITLGGGRTALVIGDVMGRGVRAAAVMGQLRTAVRAYARLDLPPHEVLQLLDGLATEIDANQIATCVYAIHDPNEGKLVYASAGHLPILVRDESGAVLRADEPTGPPLGTGGWIHTSGSIPLGPGATAVLYTDGLVERRDEDLDEGIASLERALSGATGTPQVVCDRLVRSAGVTADHDDDVAVLVLQHPSRTGPDSDLFRNAALELLGGVEAAPRARAFASGVLTSWRFPAELHDLGVLAASELVANSLQHGTPPMRLRLRRTDRRLIIEVTDGDDHLPRRRKAEPGDESGRGIAIVATIASNWGSRRTPGGGKAVWCEFVLPKG; from the coding sequence GTGAACTTCACGCGCTGGAGCGCCCGGCTCCCCGGAACGCAGCGCCGCGCAGCCGCGCGGACCGACCACGAGCTCACCCCGGACCGACTCGGGGAGGGCGCCGTACCCGCGGCCCGCGCCGAACAGCTCACCGACGACGCACCCCCCGTCCCCGCCGTCGACGAACTCCCCGTGCGCGAGGTCCTCGACCGCGTCCCGGCCCTCGTCGCCCTGGTCCACGGCCCCGACCACCGCCTCGCCTACGTCAACGACGCCTATGTGACCGCCTTCGGCCCACGCTCCCCGGGCGCCCCCGCGAGCGAAGCCCTCCCCGAGTTCCACGAGACGGGCCTCCTCCCCCTCCTCGACCAGGTCCTGCGCAGCGGCAAGCCGCGCACGATCAAGTCCCGCAAGGCCCCCGACGGCCGCTGCTACACCTTCACCTGCACCCCGGTGTCGGAAGGCGACGGCGGCGTCCTCGTCTTCGCCACCGACGTCACCGACCACGCCGAAGCCGCCGAGCGCCTCAGAGCGAGCGAACGCCGCCAGCGCGAAACCGCGGTCACCCTCCAGCGCTCCCTGCTCCCGCAGGTCCTGGAGGAACCCGACGACCTCCGCATCGCCGCCACCTACCAGCCCGGCGGCACCGAGGCCGCCGTCGGCGGCGACTGGTACGACGTCATCACCCTCGGCGGCGGCCGCACAGCCCTCGTCATCGGCGACGTCATGGGCCGAGGCGTCCGCGCCGCAGCGGTCATGGGCCAACTCCGTACGGCGGTCCGCGCGTACGCCCGCCTCGACCTGCCCCCGCACGAGGTCCTCCAGCTCCTCGACGGCCTCGCCACGGAGATCGACGCCAACCAGATCGCCACCTGCGTGTACGCCATCCACGACCCCAACGAGGGCAAGCTGGTGTACGCCTCCGCGGGCCACCTCCCGATCCTCGTCCGCGACGAGAGCGGCGCGGTGCTCCGCGCGGACGAGCCGACCGGCCCGCCCCTCGGCACCGGCGGCTGGATTCACACCTCCGGCTCGATCCCGCTGGGTCCCGGCGCCACGGCGGTCCTCTACACCGACGGCCTCGTCGAACGCCGGGACGAGGACCTGGACGAGGGAATCGCGTCGCTGGAGCGTGCGCTGTCCGGCGCGACCGGCACGCCCCAGGTCGTCTGCGACCGCCTCGTCCGCTCCGCCGGCGTCACCGCCGACCACGACGACGACGTCGCCGTCCTCGTCCTCCAGCACCCGTCCCGCACGGGCCCCGACAGCGACCTCTTCCGCAACGCCGCGCTCGAACTCCTCGGCGGGGTGGAGGCGGCCCCACGCGCGCGTGCGTTCGCCTCCGGCGTGCTGACCAGCTGGCGGTTCCCGGCGGAGCTGCATGACCTGGGAGTGCTGGCGGCAAGCGAACTGGTCGCCAACTCGCTCCAGCACGGGACGCCGCCTATGCGGTTGAGGCTTCGCCGGACCGACCGTCGCTTGATCATCGAGGTGACTGATGGCGACGACCATCTGCCTCGGCGTCGTAAGGCGGAACCCGGGGATGAGTCGGGGCGGGGGATCGCGATTGTGGCGACCATTGCTTCGAACTGGGGGTCGCGGAGGACGCCTGGGGGTGGGAAGGCGGTTTGGTGCGAGTTCGTGCTGCCTAAGGGGTAG